The nucleotide sequence ACCGGCGGGAAGCGGAGAAAAGCTGGTTTATCAGCCGGAACTGACGGATGGTTCTGATGAGCATGCCTTCGTCGCATGCCGGGTTATCCATAAGCTCCGGTTTTGATTCCCGGTGGGGAAAAGTTAAGAGCGGCATAGGACAGGGCTATGGACGGGCGGTCTTGCGCATGAAACCGGTTTCCACGGTGAGACCTGGACCGAAGGCAATAGCCAGAACATTCCCCTCACGGCTGTCGGCAAGGATTCGCTGCAACACAAACATGATGGTAACCGAACTCATGTTGCCGTAGTTTCGGAGGACCTCGTAGGATACCCGAAGTTCCTCAGGATCGAGCTGCAGGGCCTCTTCAATTTTTTCGAGGATGGCCTTGCCGCCTGGATGTACGGCCCATATATCGATATCCCCGCGGCTGCGGCCGCTCTTTTTGAGAATCCCCTCTAGGATATCATCCAGATTCTCATTAATTATCCGGGGAACATAGGCGGAGAGTTTCATGGTGAAGCCGGTATTACCAACCCGCCAGGCCATATCCTCCTTGCTGTCGGGCAGGATCTGGGAGTTAAAGGAGTCAAAGGCTATTATCGGACCGTTGGCGGCTGTCGGGTCCGAGACAATCAGCGCAGCGGATGCTCCGTCGGCAAATATGGCATTGGCAACCATGGTATCCAGATCGTCCCGCTGCTGAAAGTGTACGGAACAGAGCTCCACGTTGACCATCAGGACTCTGGCATCCGGCTCCGCTTTGCATATTGAATGGGCCAGGGACATGGCAGTGAGGGCGGCGTAACAGCCCATGAAGCCGATATGGTAACGTCTGGTTGCGGGAGGAAGGGTAAGTTCCCTGGCCAGATGAAAATCAAAACCGGGTGCGGAAAATCCGGTACAGCTTACGGTGATAAGGTGGGTAATGTCGTCTGTATTCGAGTTCCCGATCCGTTTAAAAAGGTCTTCCGCCGCTCTTAAGGAAAGCCGGTTGGCTTCCTGTATAAAAAGATCGTTTCTCTTCTCCGTGGTCGGTTCAGGTTTCAGGCTTCTGGCGGGCGGAAAAAAGCAGTAATCCGCCGGATCGCGGTCGTAATCAGCAATGACGGAATAGCGCTTTTCGATGGCGCTTCCGGCATAGATACGGCGCATGAACTTTTTCTGGCGTTCCGTAGTCCCCTCAATCCCCAGGTTGAATTCCAGGGCGTAATCCTGCGAGTAGGAATAATCCGGAACCGCGGTTCCGATTCCCAGAAGATACGCCTTTTGTTTATTGTTTGACTCCTGCATGGGATAAAAGTACTATCTTCATCAGGCAAGGGAAATAAAAACAGGGAAATAAAAAACAGACAATGAACGAGAAACGTCGGTTCAGGCTGCACATGAAGGATTTCGATTTCGCATTGCCGGAAAGCAAACGGGAGTATAACCGCAGGCTCTTTTCTCCCGTAGCAGAGGTCTATTCCGGGATTACCCGGATTCTCTCTTTCGGGAGGGACGCGGCCTGGAAGCGGAAGCAGGTTTCGCTGCTGCCGGAGATCCCTGATCCCCGCATTCTGGACCTTGCCTGCGGACCCGGGGACCTCAGTTTTCTGTTCGCCGCCAGGTATCCTTCTGCCCGAATCAGCGGGATCGATCTGAACTCCGATATGCTGGACCGGGCCTCCGCAAATCTTTCACGTATGCCCGGAAATATCCAGGAACGGGTCGATTTTTCCCTGAGTGACATGAATGAACTCTCCTTCAAAGACGGGGAGTTCGACATTATAAGCGGAGGCTACGCCCTGCGGAACTCCCCCGACCTGGGGCGCACCCTGGCGGAGATTCACCGCATGCTGAAGCCCGGGGGGTACGCCGCCTTTCTCGATTTTTCCAGGTCCCGCTGGAAACTTGTCGGGAGGCTGCAGCTTGACCTCCTTTCGTTCTGGGGCCGTCTCTGGGGGCGGGTCTATCATGGAAATCCCGAGGTCTACGGCTATATCGCGGAAAGCCTGAAGAGTTTTCCGGACCAGGCAGATTTTTTACGTCTTCTTGGGGACTATGGTTTTTCTCCGGTCCATTACATACCACGGATGTTCGGAATGATCAGGATCACGGTGGTCAGGAAGTCCTGATGCTTCTAATCGACAGCATCGCGTAATGCTTCGACAGACTGTGTTTAAGGGGACTTGCAAGGAGCATTTTGAGAACTCCATTGCGCAGGGCTGACCCGATTCTGCCCTGTATTGTCCCTGTTTTCATGGAGAGTACCGCCCGTCCTGCGGCGATTGCAGCGGCCTGGCGGCGATGACGTGAATAGCTGCGAAGGAGTCCGGCGTCGTATCCACCTTCCAGCATGGAGGCGAGAATCCCTGCTGCATATTCCGCGTCCCCGAAACCGGTGTTCATTCCCTGACCACCGATGGGCGGGATCGTATGGGCCGCATCGCCGAGAAAGAGTAATCGTCCCCGGGCAAGGACGGGCATTATACGGCTGTGAATCCCGAAGGGGCTCAGCCACTCTCTGTCTTCCGCGGATAGAAGAAAGCCTGAACGTTCCATGACCCGATCTTCCAGGTATCCCGGTTCGGCATCCTCCAGAAAACACGGGGTCTGGACCACCCAGCGCCGGAATCCCCCGGGAAGGGGAAAGGATTCCACCGATCCTGAAGGGGTAAAAAAAAGATGCGCCTCTGTCTCCAGGCCGGATCTGTCCCGGTAATCCCCCATCAGAAAGGTGTCTGCGTATTCACGCCCGGGCATACCGATACCGGATAGCTGCCGCAGGGTTGAGCGGAATCCGTCGCAGGCGCACAGATAATCAGCTTCAATTTCCAGGGTATCGCCATTTTCTGCAAGCACCCTGGCGCTGATTTGGTTCCCATGGTCGCTGTATTCGATGCACTCATGGTTCTGTAGAAATGTTATACTGGGAAAGGATTCAAGATTCTTCTGCAGGATCTCTTCGGTTCTCCGCTGGGGAAAGGAGAGTATAAACCGGTAAGGCCCGGGAATGGCGGAAAACGAGAGGGACCCGAGTGTCCCCTTTTGTCCATGGATGACAGCATCGGTAATCCGGACTCCTTTGACGATAAAGGTCTCTTCGAGTCCGAGATGTGCCAAAACACGGAGGGAAGGAGGGGTAATTCCGATGGCCTTGGAATGCCGTGAAGCTTCGCTTCGTTTTTCCACGAGCAGGGTGTTGATGTTTTTTTGTCCCAGCAGGTTGGCAAGCAGCAGGCCCACTGGACCGGCTCCCACGATCAGGATCTGTGTTCGCATGCTGGTAGTATACACCATGCGGTGCTGGATTATTTTCGTAGGTCAGAGTAAAGTATTTCCGGTGCAGTTTCAATCCTCGTCAATGATAAAGCGGGCGGTGGGAATACGGAAGACCTATGGCATAAACTTCCGGTATACGGATAATCAATCCATTCAGGGAATAATCAGGAATACAGGAAACAGGGATGCAGGCAAGTTCCAGTAAAAAATACGTCGGACTCCTGTCCGGGGTAATATGTATAAGTTTTTCAGCGATTTTCGTTAAGCTCGCGGCGGTGGATTCCACGGTCAGCGCCTTTTACCGCTGTTTTTACTCCTCCATTTTTCTTTTCATAATTGCCCTTGTACGGGGTGAACTGCGGGGAGCCTCCTGGCGGTGGCTGGTCCCGGCGCTCTGGGGAGGACTTGCTCTTGCGGTGGACCTGATAATCTGGCACAAGACCATTCTGTACATCGGTGCGGGGCCTGCCACAATCATGGCCAACAGCCAGGTTATTTTTGTGACCATTTTCGGCTTTTTCTTTTTCAAGGAACGCATCTCTCCCTGGTTTCCGCTGCTTATTCCCTTTATTTTTCTGGGCCTCTTCCTTACGATTCCGACCATCCAGGTTCTGGTGTCTCCGGGAATCGGATTCTTTCTAGGGATTCTCGTGGGGATTGCCTACTCCGGATACCTGCTGGGACTGCGCTTCGCGAAGATGAAGGCCGGGAAGGGGTATCCCGAGATTCTCTCCCTGGCGGTATTCATGGCAGTGACCGGCGCATTTGTGGGTACCTACGGCGCCGCTGTGGAACAGGTGAGTTTCATTGTTACTTCCTGGAAAAGTCAGCTCTTCCTGGTCCTGATGGCCCTGGTCTCCCAGAGTATGGGATGGATCCTGATCAAAACAAACATAACCCGGCTGCCCTCCCACCGGGGGAGCCTGCTGTTGCTTATACAGCCCATGCTGACCATGCTCTGGGGGTTCCTGCTTCTGGGTGAACCTCTGGGCCCTGTACAGATTATCGGTATGGTTTTGGCCCTGGGACTGATTGCTCTATATCAGCTCAGGCTGGCGCCGGAGGAGTAGGGGGTGGAGCAGAGCTGCCGGTTATCAGGCAGCCCTGTTCAGTATTTATTTCAACTCTTTTTCTATCCGGGCAGCGATCTGCTGCGGTGCAAGCCCGTAATTCTCCAGCAGTTGTCCATAGGTCGCTGAATGAATAAAGCGGGGTTTTGAGGTTTTATCCAGAAGATTAAGCGGAATGATGTGTGTCGTGTTAATGGTTGTCTTCTTGAACAGAACGTTCTGAAGATTGCGCCAGATATAGCCGTTGTTCTGTTCTGCCAGGACAATCTTTTTTCCGCTGTCATGCAGTTGCTCGATAGTCGCAGCATCAATGGAGGGCATATCGACGATTGCCGTATTGATACCTTTGTTTTTTAGCAGCTCCGCGGCGTTCATAGCTTCATAGACTCCGCGACCGGAGCTAACAATATAGACGTCCGGATCTTTTTCCTCACCAAAGATAGCCGCTTTACCGTATTCAAATGCAATATTCTTGTCATAAATAGCAGGAGTTCCCGATCGCAGTATTCTCAGGTACACCAGCCCTCGATTACCCTCCATGATCCATTTTATAATAGCAAGGAGCTGGTTTGGACAGCAGGCATCGATTATCTTTAGATGTGCGATACCTTCATAGACAAGGGAGTCGTCGTTTCCCATATGGGTTGCACCGTTGGTTTTGGTTTCAAGATTTGGTGCAGTAGCCAGGAAGGTAATGTCAAGTCCATGTCCTTCTGCAAGCCAGCCATTTTTGCCGGCTGATTCCATCCTTTCTTCATGGCTTACGGCGATTCGCCGGAGAACCTTCCAGTCAAAGAACGGACTGAACGTACTGACCCAGACGTTGTGGCCGAGTGCTGCGAAGGACTCGCCAACGCACATCATGTTTGCTTCCGCGATGCCAACATTCAGTGCTCTGCGAGTGTCAACATACCCTACACCTGCTTCAAGCCCACTGATAACGGCAAGATCAGAGTCTACTGAAACAACCTTGCGGTCTCTGGCAAATACCTTCATCGCGGATGTAACCACATCCTGAGCGGCAATATTCTCTCCAATATCGTAACCGGGAAGACTGTCTTGGGTATATGATACCTTCTTTTTCCGTGGTGCGGCTTTCTCGAGTTTTACCGTTCGCCTGCCTGGTTTGACCTGAAGAGTTCCGGTCTTATCAAACGAGGCTTGCAGATTTACTCTCTCGCATAATGCTGCGATATAGGTCTTGCACTTCTCCCGCTCATTCATGTCTGATATCGAAGATACCAGGGCTTCAAGGTTTTCTACTCTGAGTGCGCGACGTTCTTCCTGTTGCGCAATTTCCTGGTCGGCGATGGCATCCGGCAGATCAACCTTGTGTCCGCCCATGAAACTTGAAATGCCTCCCCAGCCCTTTCTTCCGTTACAGATAATAAGCGTGGGACGACCATCCCTGAAACCGAATTTGAATTCCTTCAAAGCTTCCACAACGGTTTCATATCTGGTGGCATCTGTTTCCAGCACGCGCCAGCCGAAACTTTTAAATGCGTCTCCCACATTGTTCATTGGGTAGGAAAGGTGACGAACGTTGTCGAGCTGTCCTTCGTTCTTGTCGATCATGACGCAGAAGTTTTCCAGATGTTTTGCCCCGGCAAACATGACGGCTTCCCAAAGAACTCCTTCCTGAAGTTCCCCATCGCCGGTCAGGCAGAATACATCAAAATTCCTGCCGCAGGAGGATGCCAGGGCGAATCCTTCGGCAACACAGATCCCCTGTCCCAGCGGCCCCGTAGCGGTATGAATTCCCGGCAGGATGGAACCTGGGTGGCCGTTCAGGATGCTCGTAAGGGAACGGGAGTTTGCAAGAACTTTTTCAGGGAAAAAGCCGAGGTCTGCGTAAATTGAAGCCAGTGCCGCAACGGCATGTCCTTTGCTTAATACAAAAAGGTCCTGACCTTCTGCGGTGGGATTTCTTACGTCATAGTACATTACGCCGCTGTAATACAGCGATACCAGTGGAATTGTAGCAGAAAAAGCACCACCGATATGAATGCCTTTATCAACAGCACTTTTTCCCTGCTGGAGCGTCAGCAGGCGAATATCGCTGTCCTTTATTTCAAGAATCCTGTACAGGCTTGTCTTGATGATCCGATCCATTTCGATATCTCCGTGAATCATGTTTTCTCCTCCTATACGACAGTATAAGGTAAGATTGTTCTTGTGTCACGCGAATATAGAGACAAAATGCTAGTTAATATAGTATGTTTGTGTACGAATATTAAGTATTGATTATACAATCAGATCCGAAATACGAATTGTATGTTAAAGATTATAGAAAGTATGCTTTGGCAGCGGATATCCCGGACTTTCTTCGGCTGGGCGGGATCAGGGACCAGTACCAGCTCAGGCTGGTGCAGGAGGAAGGATAGTTGCGCAAACAAGACGGAGTGGTGTGTCATTTTTATCTGTTTTCCAAATAAAGTAAAAAGCGATATACTATCTATATGCCGACTGTGTTACTGATATGATGGAAGGACCATATCCGTGCCAATAAGCTGGTATCCTCGGCTTCTATGCAGCACACAGAAAGGGCGAAACAATTTCAGACTTATAGGGGGCGGTTCTGGAATACATTGACCTGATTCTGATGAAGAGGTCAGTGTTCAGGGACTGATAGCGGACCGTTACTCGCAGGAGAGCCGGAAGTCCCTGGAGAGATGGCTGAAAAGCAGGGGGTAAGGCCCCTGTTCCCAGGCTGTTCTTGCCGGAAATGCCCAGTCAGTAAAAGGTGTGAAGATAGAAATAGACACAGTCGATGATAAAAGCTGAAAAAAGTATTATTATCCATAGAAACAGCAGAATCCCGACTTTCGTGTTTCCGTGAACATCCTGTATACTGATGACCGTTGTGGCGGCCGCCCTGGCTGATCACTTCGTAAGAGCGAATTACAGAGGGGTGTATGGAAAAAGAAAGATTAGAGTTTCGTGGCGGGTGGGGGATGGCCTTTATTCCCCTGGTTATCTTTTTTATCTTTTGTGTGCTGCTGTTTCTGGTGTTCCTTTCCTATGACATGCATGCGCTGGCCATGGGGGGATTCCTGGGGCTTATCATCGGCGGCCTGTTCGCAAAGAATTACGGAGCATACTGGAAGAGTGTTTTTTCCGGTATTGCTTCTACCAATTCGGTCACCATTATCGTAATTCTGTTTATCATCGGCATGTTCTCCCAGATGATGAAAGACAGCAACGCCTCGGAAGGATTCGTCTGGTTGGCCCACAGAATGAACCTGCCTGGCGGGACCTTCGTGGCATTTGTCTTTTTTTCCTGCTGTGTGATTTCCACGGCCACGGGATCATCCATTGGAACAATGTTTGCCGCCTACCCCATATTTTTTACCGCCGGTACGGTGCTTGGAGCCAATCCCGCGCTTCTTGCCGGGGCGATTACTTCGGGCTGCATTTTCGGCGACAACCTCGCGCCCATTTCCGATACCACCATTGCATCTGCGGCAACCCAGCTCTTTAAGAACGGCGAACCCGCGGATATTGCGGGAGTCGTTTCTTCCCGTTTCAAATATTCCCTTGCGGCGGGTATAATTGCTCTTGTTCTCTTTGCCTTTCTCGGGGGAGGCGGAAGAATCGCTTCCGATATCGAGACCATGGGCGATCCCTTGCGCCTGGTAATGCTCATACCTGTTGTCGGGCTGCTGTACACTGCAGTCAGGACCAGGGACCTGTTCAAGGCGATTACCGTTGGTCTTGTTGTCGGCACAATTACCGGCCTTGTCTCGGGCATCTTTACCCTGGAGAGCCTGTTTGCCTCCTCGGGGGAACTGGGAAACCATGTTTCCGGGTTTCTTCCCACCGGCGTTTCCAGTATGATGTCCACGGTGACTCTGGTCATTTCGGTCTTCGGTATTATGGGAGTACTCGAGGCAGCCGGTGCAATCGACCGAATGGTAGCGGCGATCCTGAAATCGAGCTTTGCCAAAACAGACCGGGGGACGGAGCTGGCCATTACCATCGGCTCCTGTGTAACCTGCATGATCTTCGGCGGTGTTACCAGTGCGGCGATCCTTACCTTTGGCCCGGTGGTAAATGAGATCGGTACCAGGAAAGGACTCCACCCCTATCGGCGGGCCAACCTGCTTGACGGTTTTGTCAACACAATTCCCGTTGTTATTCCCTTTTTGAGCGTGTTTGTCTTCATCTCTGTAGCGCTTTCCGGTCTGGATCCCGTGAGCATAGCGAAAGGGATGGTCTATCCGCTTGTCCTCTTTGTTGTTCTGCTCTTTGCTGTAATTTCAGGCTGGGGCAGACAGCACGAGTAAAACAGACAGGGGCTATGATTTTTTATTCAGGTTTCGCAGCATTACCTTTATATGAGGACCGTCTTCTGCCCGTTCCAGTTCGAAGGGTTCGCCTTTCGGGCCGGGATGGCGGGATAGAAAGGAATCAATTTTTTCTACATCTTTCTGTCCCAGTTCTATCATAAGGGTTTTCTCGTTATCCTCAATATGTCTGCTGCTGCGGGTCCCGATAATAGCGGCCCCTGCCGCGTCTTTCTGGAGAATATACGCGGTGCTGATATTGGCAATATTGCAGCTGTATCTGACGCTCATTTCCTTCAAAATCTGCAGAAGTTCCTGATAGGCTTCCCATCCGCCGAAATCGTCAATGATTATGCGGTATTTAACCAAAGAGCGGTTGTCCCAGTCCGCCGGGTCCGGCTGTCCCAGCCAGCGGTCTGTTAAAAAGCCCCCGGCGAGGGTCCCGTAGCATAAAAGGGCGATATCGTGCTCTCTGCAGCAGGCCTGCATGGCGTTCTCCACCCGACGGTCCAGAAGGGAATACTGGGCCTGCATGGTGGAAATGGAAATACCGGACTCGACAATTTCCCGTGTTCGCCGGGTGTCGAAATTGGTCAGGGAAACCTGGGAGATCTTCCCCTGCTCCTTAAGCTTCTGCAGCTCAGACAAAGCTTCCAGATACCCGGGAATACCGTATTCCCACCAGTGGAACTGGATCATGTCCACCTGTTCTACCCCAAGCTTCCTGAGGCTGCGGTGAACGGCTTCTCTGACATCCTCAGGCCTTAGCTCCGCGAGAACAGATTTGTCAGGAACATACTTGGTGTGGAACTGTATATCCTCCCGTTTACCCCCGGCGGCCAGGTGTTCTTTCAGGAAAATACCGTAGAACTCCTCGACCCCCGTGTAGATGTCGGCACAGTCGAAGGCCGTGAATCCCCGGGAAACAAGCTCGTGGAAGGCCTTTAACACATCCTTTTTTTCGATGGCGCTTTTCAGGGCATGCCCCTCGGAGAGCTGCCATCCGCCGTTAATTATTCTGCTGAAGCTGTAGCCGTTTTTTAAGGTGCAGCGGGTGTTCATGGGGTACTCCGTTTTTCAGTCTTTTGTGTTCCGGGGCAGAGGCACTACCGTGCATTCGGAATGTCTGAAGCTCCGTTTTGCAATCCGGGTAATACGGAAGCGGGCCCCGCAGTTGGGATCGGGACAGGCGATATCGGTATCAGTGGTCATCCAGTCTGTCCCGGCAGTCTCCCGCTGCCTGGCGGGAATAAGGGGCAGGATGGCGGCCAGGGCATAGAGAGAGAACCGTGTTTCCTGTGGGAAGACAAGGTTTTCACCGACTACCTGGAAATTGACTCCCTCTTCGTGGGCGCAGACAAAATCCTTTTCCCCACGGATAGTCTCTACCTGCAGATCATACAGATAAAACTGATCATTGTGTTTTTCAGACATGAAAACAGCATCTCTTAAGACAGGGACGGGTGTCAATATTGAAAACTTGTATTTTGAATAGAAACGGTGCCCCGTATTTCTACTTGACAAAAAAGGAATAAAACGGACTATATATAACTTCAGTTATATACTTTGGAGCCCATATGCCCGCCCGAAAAACCTTTACAGCCTACCTTCTTTTTATCACCCTGGCGTATTTTACACTGGGATTTGTACATATCGGATTTGCCCTGCTCGGGCTGTTCTGTATGGCCCTGCCTTTTGTGCTCCTTTTCCGGGACAGGAAAAAAAGCTGGTGTCAGGGATATTGTCCCCGGGCACAGTTTTTTGACCTGTTTAAAAAGAATTCATATACCAGGCAGATCCCCGGCTTCCTGTTGGGCACACGAGTGCGGGATGTCGTTCTCAGCTATTTCTGCATGAACATATTCTTTATTCCCGCATCAACCATGATGGTTGCAGCGGGAAACATGCTGCCGATCGACCATGTACGAATTCTGATAATCTTTGAAATCCCTCTCTCCATGCCGCAGCTCTTCTCCCAGCCGGTTCTGCCGCCGGCGCTGCTCCATTTTTCGTTCCGGATCTATTCGATGATGACTACCTCGTTTCTGGCGGGGACTCTGCTCGCCTTACTCTACCGTCCACGTACCTGGTGCCGTGTCTGCCCGGTGAGCACGATGTCAGACAGGGTGCTGAAGAATGTGATTCAGATTAGCCGGGAAACCTGAACTCCTCCGGGAATAAGGATGGCGTGAGGCTGTTAGTATCGGGAAAAGATGAAACTGCACTTTCCTTCAGGCTTTGTCCTCAAGATCGTTTTTTATCCGCTGATACTCTTCCCTGTCGATCTCACCCCTGGCGTATCGCTGTTTGAGTTCTTCTTCGGGGGTGGGATTTGCTCCCCCGGACTCGTCTTCTCCCCTTCCTTTCGGGATCCGGCGAAACAGATAAACTCCTCCGATAATCACGGCCACCAGAAGGAGGAGGGTAAGCACACCACCCCCCAGGCCCCATCCGTGCATCATGCTGTGCCCTCCTCGATCTTCAGTGAGTCGATCATCCGCTTCAGTCTGCTGCGGATCTCCTCGGCAACGGGCCGCAGTGCCTCGTCTATGAAAAAAGTCAAGCCGACCGGGCAGTATCATCGCAATACATTCCCAAATTAATGAGGAAACTGAGGTATTCATCCATTTTCTTTCTATGGTTTTCCTTGTCTCTGAAGTAATGGTATTCCTCCTTTTTCAGCATCTGATAGACCTCGGTTATCATTCTCCTGCATACCCCCATTCTCACTATTCCAGGTTTTTTATACCGCCTCAGGCGATCATGCCATCTTTTTACCGTTGGACTTGCATCACGATAGTGATTCAATGCCTGAGACAACAATGTAATTGCAACTTTCCTGCCTGCTTTGTTTGTGCTTTTGATAATCGTCTTCTCATTAGAACTTTCAACTTTTGGCGTACTACGCAGATAGCTGGCAAATCTTTTGCTGTTTGGAAACCTTTTAACTGAAATGATGTCTGCAATTATTGCAATGGCTGTAAACACACTGATGCCCTTCATGCTGGTAAGAATATCGATTTCCTTTAGATAAAAACGGCCTTCCTCTTTGATCTTTTTTTGATGGCAGTAACACGATCCTCCAAATCCTCCAAATGATCAAACAGGAAATTAAGTTGAAAATCTACAGCGGGACTATCCTTGCATACACTTCTGATTTCTTTCCTGGATTTTCTACCGAATATGTATTCTTTTGTGAACGGTTTGAGATTCTGCTTCAATAATGAGTGGATTCTGTTCTTTATGGCACCTACCTGCTTTCTCAGTAGTCTGTATGTCGTAAACAAGGCGCGCAATTCCTGGATATGCTGCGGGGGAACAACAACAGGGTGAATCTGCTCTTCCCCACTCATCAATTGAGCTTTGAGAATCCTGGCCAGCTTGTAAGCATCCACCTTGTCTGTCTTCTTATTGGTGAATGAAATCTGTTTCAGCTCAAAGGTATTAGCAACCGGCACCTCTTTAACATGCTCACGAATCACTTTTTCGAAAGCAAATGAATTGATGGTTGCTTCAATGAGTACATACGTAGAACTGCTATCCACTTCTTCAAAGAAGAAAGATAGATCCTTTTCATTCAAACCGAAAGTTTTGATCTCTTTCTTACCTGCTGTATCCAGGAAACAGCAGGTGAAACAGTTGGTGTGTAGATCAATGCCTACATATTTCATGTTAATCCCCCTTAATCGATTTTGCTTCCGGAAAAAGAATGATATAATTTTCATACGTCTATACGGGGTAAGTGTCGAGCTTCCCTAACATGTCAATACGATTGATGGCTGCTAATCGTTAGTACGGGTTCCTAAGGTCCCAGTTTCGCGGCAGCCATCAGTCGTTCTTTTCCAGAACGATCTGATTATACCATCAAATCGTATTGGCTTTTTTCATAGCATCGTTATCGGAAATTTGGACAAAGAACAGATAGAACAATAATCCTTGACAATACTATCCCTAAGCGTTAGTATGGTTTGTGTGATTATTGGATTCAGATCAAAAGAGACCGAAAAAATCTGGAATGGATATACATCATTGAAGCTTCCAATAGCTATTCAAAATGCGGCCAGAAAAAAATTGAGAATGCTGAATAATGCACATGATCTGAATGATTTAAGGATTCCTCCTAATAACAGATTGGAATCCTTAAAAGGAGATAGAGAAGGTCTTTACAGCATAAGAATTAATGCGCAATGGAGGATATGCTTTCAATGGCAGACCGGAAATGCATTGAACGTAGAAATTGTGGATTACCACTAACAGGAGATAATTATGGATAGGCTACGGAATATACATCCAGGAGAAATATTACAGGAAGAGTTTCTCGAAGCATTTGACATTACCGCATACAGATTAGCAAAAGAAATAAAAATACCACAAACGCGGATTTCGCAGATACTACAAGGTCGACGGAGAATAACAGCAGATACGGCCTTGAGGCTTTCTGAGTTTTTTGGTAATTCAGCACAATTCTGGTTGGGGCTTCAAGATGATTATGATCTTGAAGAAGAGCGGTCAAAAATTGGAGATGAATTGAGTGGAATACAAAGGTTAAAAGTGTCATAGTCGTCCAAACTTCCGATAACAAGGAATATGAGATTCCGCCTTCGGCTCCATCCAAATTGCCTTCGCTTTGCTACGGC is from Marispirochaeta sp. and encodes:
- a CDS encoding type III polyketide synthase produces the protein MQESNNKQKAYLLGIGTAVPDYSYSQDYALEFNLGIEGTTERQKKFMRRIYAGSAIEKRYSVIADYDRDPADYCFFPPARSLKPEPTTEKRNDLFIQEANRLSLRAAEDLFKRIGNSNTDDITHLITVSCTGFSAPGFDFHLARELTLPPATRRYHIGFMGCYAALTAMSLAHSICKAEPDARVLMVNVELCSVHFQQRDDLDTMVANAIFADGASAALIVSDPTAANGPIIAFDSFNSQILPDSKEDMAWRVGNTGFTMKLSAYVPRIINENLDDILEGILKKSGRSRGDIDIWAVHPGGKAILEKIEEALQLDPEELRVSYEVLRNYGNMSSVTIMFVLQRILADSREGNVLAIAFGPGLTVETGFMRKTARP
- a CDS encoding class I SAM-dependent methyltransferase gives rise to the protein MNEKRRFRLHMKDFDFALPESKREYNRRLFSPVAEVYSGITRILSFGRDAAWKRKQVSLLPEIPDPRILDLACGPGDLSFLFAARYPSARISGIDLNSDMLDRASANLSRMPGNIQERVDFSLSDMNELSFKDGEFDIISGGYALRNSPDLGRTLAEIHRMLKPGGYAAFLDFSRSRWKLVGRLQLDLLSFWGRLWGRVYHGNPEVYGYIAESLKSFPDQADFLRLLGDYGFSPVHYIPRMFGMIRITVVRKS
- a CDS encoding NAD(P)/FAD-dependent oxidoreductase, yielding MRTQILIVGAGPVGLLLANLLGQKNINTLLVEKRSEASRHSKAIGITPPSLRVLAHLGLEETFIVKGVRITDAVIHGQKGTLGSLSFSAIPGPYRFILSFPQRRTEEILQKNLESFPSITFLQNHECIEYSDHGNQISARVLAENGDTLEIEADYLCACDGFRSTLRQLSGIGMPGREYADTFLMGDYRDRSGLETEAHLFFTPSGSVESFPLPGGFRRWVVQTPCFLEDAEPGYLEDRVMERSGFLLSAEDREWLSPFGIHSRIMPVLARGRLLFLGDAAHTIPPIGGQGMNTGFGDAEYAAGILASMLEGGYDAGLLRSYSRHRRQAAAIAAGRAVLSMKTGTIQGRIGSALRNGVLKMLLASPLKHSLSKHYAMLSIRSIRTS
- a CDS encoding DMT family transporter produces the protein MQASSSKKYVGLLSGVICISFSAIFVKLAAVDSTVSAFYRCFYSSIFLFIIALVRGELRGASWRWLVPALWGGLALAVDLIIWHKTILYIGAGPATIMANSQVIFVTIFGFFFFKERISPWFPLLIPFIFLGLFLTIPTIQVLVSPGIGFFLGILVGIAYSGYLLGLRFAKMKAGKGYPEILSLAVFMAVTGAFVGTYGAAVEQVSFIVTSWKSQLFLVLMALVSQSMGWILIKTNITRLPSHRGSLLLLIQPMLTMLWGFLLLGEPLGPVQIIGMVLALGLIALYQLRLAPEE
- a CDS encoding transketolase C-terminal domain-containing protein; protein product: MIHGDIEMDRIIKTSLYRILEIKDSDIRLLTLQQGKSAVDKGIHIGGAFSATIPLVSLYYSGVMYYDVRNPTAEGQDLFVLSKGHAVAALASIYADLGFFPEKVLANSRSLTSILNGHPGSILPGIHTATGPLGQGICVAEGFALASSCGRNFDVFCLTGDGELQEGVLWEAVMFAGAKHLENFCVMIDKNEGQLDNVRHLSYPMNNVGDAFKSFGWRVLETDATRYETVVEALKEFKFGFRDGRPTLIICNGRKGWGGISSFMGGHKVDLPDAIADQEIAQQEERRALRVENLEALVSSISDMNEREKCKTYIAALCERVNLQASFDKTGTLQVKPGRRTVKLEKAAPRKKKVSYTQDSLPGYDIGENIAAQDVVTSAMKVFARDRKVVSVDSDLAVISGLEAGVGYVDTRRALNVGIAEANMMCVGESFAALGHNVWVSTFSPFFDWKVLRRIAVSHEERMESAGKNGWLAEGHGLDITFLATAPNLETKTNGATHMGNDDSLVYEGIAHLKIIDACCPNQLLAIIKWIMEGNRGLVYLRILRSGTPAIYDKNIAFEYGKAAIFGEEKDPDVYIVSSGRGVYEAMNAAELLKNKGINTAIVDMPSIDAATIEQLHDSGKKIVLAEQNNGYIWRNLQNVLFKKTTINTTHIIPLNLLDKTSKPRFIHSATYGQLLENYGLAPQQIAARIEKELK
- a CDS encoding Na+/H+ antiporter NhaC family protein, with product MEKERLEFRGGWGMAFIPLVIFFIFCVLLFLVFLSYDMHALAMGGFLGLIIGGLFAKNYGAYWKSVFSGIASTNSVTIIVILFIIGMFSQMMKDSNASEGFVWLAHRMNLPGGTFVAFVFFSCCVISTATGSSIGTMFAAYPIFFTAGTVLGANPALLAGAITSGCIFGDNLAPISDTTIASAATQLFKNGEPADIAGVVSSRFKYSLAAGIIALVLFAFLGGGGRIASDIETMGDPLRLVMLIPVVGLLYTAVRTRDLFKAITVGLVVGTITGLVSGIFTLESLFASSGELGNHVSGFLPTGVSSMMSTVTLVISVFGIMGVLEAAGAIDRMVAAILKSSFAKTDRGTELAITIGSCVTCMIFGGVTSAAILTFGPVVNEIGTRKGLHPYRRANLLDGFVNTIPVVIPFLSVFVFISVALSGLDPVSIAKGMVYPLVLFVVLLFAVISGWGRQHE